The sequence below is a genomic window from Mytilus edulis chromosome 2, xbMytEdul2.2, whole genome shotgun sequence.
cttgggtccaaagcgcttttctggatttaccttcatcaggaacgctcaaagccaaacatttgaaatccgaagatgtacaagtaccgaaaccgttgaagagctatatgtaaaaaatacctaaaataaatagccaaattcatctaaagccaactttgcctgagggagttgaagccttagtttcttaataacgGTCATCCTTACAAATTGGTTGATGTGTCTGTGAATCAACTCACAAGCGACATGTGTTTTAAATTCCAGAATAGTAGCCTCACCTGTAAATTTCCAGATCAAATAATATTCCTGATTATGATTTTCTGACTGCGTGTGATTTTCTGAGTGTGATGCAGAAAAGAAAAGCTTAACCTGTCATCGTATCCTTTGGAGTTCATGTGttttataaagattttgtttttaatctaatGTTCATCTTCTTATTTCAGGAAATAAGAACATCGGTATAATTAATACGGTTGTCCCTTAatctattatttatttatgaaaataaatacatcatttttttaattatattgttCTGTATTGCCTTGCACTTTACTCTTGTGCAAAAGTCAAAATACAATCAATGTATGTATCGTTTTACTCATATTGTATAAGGCTTGCTTTGGTAATCGTTGAAGACCTACTAGTAActaatgaaataaagaataaaaaaaaatatatatgtcatttCTGATTTTCAGTTTTAGCAATGTTAACTTCTCTCGCAGAATAGAAGAGACGAACAAATTGTACTGTCGTATAAACAGCATCATAATTGTTACAATTTTGGTTTTTAACCCGGAttagttttttctcaatcgatttacgacttttgaacaccggtattgAACTTTAGCCTTTATTTATGATAGTAGTTTAGAAAATACCACTTCCTCAGATGCGGGGGGATaatcaaaaagaaaaacagatcTCATTAAAGGGGTAAACTCAGTAATGGGATataatatttgtaattctcaCACCTTCGCAGTTGTACGCCTTTAGCAACCAAGAGTTGCAAACAATTTAATTAAGTGGTTGCCATATGTTGTTGTCTGTAATCTttgtttttcgtttctttttttgttttgtttcaggcCTTTGTTTTCCAATCACCAATAATCAATCCATTATTGCGGCAACGTAATGAATTCTCACTTGATACACATAATCAGCGTAATTTATAGGAGTAACATTTATTATGTCACATAAGAGTACCGAAAAtcaccttcttttttatattttttggtgatTGCAATGTGGTcaaactttagttttctattgtgTAGTTTTTCGTTGGGGTTTTTTTGCctcgttttgttttctttgataaatgagtttggcattttttttggcctttttaaaatcGATATATGATCGATGTCACTAAAACAAATGCTTCCCAGAACATCTAATGACGTTACAATCTCCTTTTCTCGTTTAAACAGCGACACTGCGCCTTGACTATGAAATTTGAACGTTTAAAATCTGCATATTTCAACTATGTCAACTTACTTGAGGATATCTTGATAGATTCATTGTCTCccagatttttatttcttttttcacattatcttcaaaataaatgaatattttctttaaaaaacagAAATGAACGTAGAATTTGCTTAAATTCATATATAAATTCAACTAGTTCTGATTTAAACTGTTGTTGCAATTCTTTAATGGTCGTTTCTGTCACTTTTTTCCCCAATGTATATACTCACCATGAGAGTTATGCTTTTTCCGGATTTGCATTCCTATTTTTTAGCTCGAAGATTACTGATGAGACACTGATAGTCGAACAGCGAACCGTGTGCATTCAAATTGGTACCGATAAAGGTATTTCATCTAATGCAAGTTATAATCGGAGTTTCATGTATTGAACAAGATGATAGTTGCACCTactgcagtataaaaacaattctGCTCCGCAGAACCACTGTTCTCTCCGACTTAACTATAACTTGTGTTGTTCATAGTTTGACGATTCGATCATTGTTCAGAGGGTATTTTCGAAAAACTAGCTTTCTACATttatagttcttttttttttttatttataacaaaaaagagaattatttttgttttattaaataatatgtTTCTCAaagttattcatttattttttaatttaaaatttctaatttggATTTTAAAAACCCTAatcatttaaattaattattgCTCAATTAAGTTATAAAAATTCGTTTTGAAAATGTCTATCAAATAAAGGCTGATAAAACTACGCCATTTGACAATTAAATTTTGGCATAATTtcttttcaataacattttacatGATTATTATCTCAAGTACCTGTAAAATCTGGTCTTTCTACAAACAGATTTTTTGCATACCATCCGATTGTCTGGTCTAATTCTAGTTCTTTGTATGCTAAAATATTGGTGAAATCACTCTTTAATAACAGTTGATGCACAAAAAAATTTTAAGCGATAAAACCTATAAAAAGTAAAGGAGTTTCAAATAATACTAGTCAATCACATGACCGACTCATTTACTGACCAGTAGATAGTAGTTATGTTTTATCTTCGttgtattctaaaaccagttacACATTTTGCTGATATTGTCTTGAATATAGTCaagattaaaatacaaatgtgttttttatgctTTATCACGGATTATTTTAATCAAAGATGTGTAACACAAAGAAACGATTACTTGAAGATTAACTGCATATCATTCAAAAGAATCTGTGCTCATCgtgttgtttaatatttttgttttctgtctATTACATGTGGACtattgtatttcttttatttgttttcaattaagaattaaatgctgctttttgtaaatttattggggtgtaagagcgttgaccgaagtacattttgtatgaagcgcggaagcgcttcatactaaacatgtgcgcacggtcaacgcttttacaaccctataaagttacaaaaataagcattcaatacttataattacatttttttagctagaatcacgaaaacacgatttttatcaagttttcatttaatttacctgtgcactttattgtgggacctcgtgtcattatgaatgataaatgttattgtctaatacaattgtttcagaTATAGCGCGAGATGTgcagttggccaatcagaataacgtattataatgaaacatacatctaatgtaattattaagcTATTGATTTGTTTGCTTTACAAATCAGAAATATGGcacttgttatccattcatttaatgtgtttgagcttttgattgtgccatttgaCCGCTTCCTGTATGCATGTTGTTCGGAGTTCGGTTTTTACGTTATTTTACTCTTTACATATCTTTTTTCCTTTAAATCGAATTCATCTGTTTAAATTTGGTTTGtggttatgcatgtatatatgtttgtttgttaGTATGTAGAACCACCTGTAATAGGGTGGTTGAAACCATAAGAACAAAAACTCTAGAATAATCGGTAGAAAAACGAGGATATTCAATTTTTGCAGGTCTTTCCATTTACACATTTTGCaagaaaacttttgaaaatataaatgtagGCATATCAGTGTTTTTAATACATACTTGATATATCTAATGGGTGGCCTTCGTCCCTTGACATCATTAATAATACTGATCCAGCGTGGAATTTCCCGCAAGTAAAAAGTTTTTCTGGACTGCCTTTTAGAAATTCCCCATCAACGACAACCCAATTCTCCTATTGGAATAAAATTGATTATGACATTCAGATGATACGTTTCATATGTTTCATAGTTTGATCATGTGAGTCTAAGTACTTGACGTCAGAATATGCCCAAATGTTAAATATACCTTTTGTTTGTCCAATACTATTCAATCTTTAATAAACGAGGTTGTTCCTGAAAATATAGCTTTTACTCAACCAGCTTTTAATGTTACataagaaaagtttttagaaTTGCACTTATCTgtctatatatattgtaaattcacAGACTTATTGAAAGTGGAtagttttttgtttctttttgtttaatcATCGGACCTAGTATATTTTCATCTTTTCCTTCTGGTGAAATTGTTAATCTCCGAGGGTTCATAAAGTTGATGTCGAATTCATATTTAAGTAATCTTGAAATATGTCCCCAAAACATGTAAGAACAAActatatttatttgtaatgtgAAGGTAAATATACATTTGAGGTGAGATAAACAATAAAAGGTaacatatttgtattgtttaaataattgaaaagatGATTAAAAGTTATACGATTTCTTTACTTTATCACATTTATCATAAACATATATGATAAAGACAGAGAAGTTATAGAATTCTAATAAAACATGTTATCTCCTTTCCTATGTTATCTGTAGATACTCTAGATCTTAATTGAAATTTCTTGAACAGTTTATTACTAACCTTTTGTTGCTCTGTTGTGATCAAACTGGTACCCGGTCGACAGTTTTCTGGAGTTTTTGATTCTCTACTGGTTTGTATACATGGTGATAGAAACCAGTGCGAAATTGGTGCTCCACTGTGGATTATTGCATTTCTAAATAAACCTGAATGGAAAAAGCACTTTCGAACAAACACCGTATTAATGACAATACAATTTTGTATCACTTTGTGTAATTTGTTATAAGACCCCGTGTGAAAACATGAGATGGATAAAGTATGTTGTTTCAAAAGTTTTGTTTATAACTAAACAGAGGCATAttctattaaagttttaaataagaTTGCTATGTAAACAAAACCAGCATAATTGGTCCCTTGGATATTTATTCGGATCGCTTGGATAATAGAATGTAGCATGTTTTATCGAATTTTTAGATCTAATAATTTAGTTTAGTTCATGTGTATACAAATCAAGTAAACCACTAACGGAATTATATGAAagcaggtttaattcaccatgtGCTACACAAGGAAATGTCTGCAACAAATCAGGAGTAGTACTgctgttttccattcatttgacgTGTTTGACCTTCTggttttgccatatgattagggactttacttTTAGAATttagttttgttattttcctttgaaCCGCGAAAAATGGAGACAGGTTGGCCGTCTTTTGCTATTCTTGCAGCATTCAACCTGCGTCTCCAGACTCAGTGAAAAAGCACTATAGAAAATACGACGCAATATTATTTGCAAATTAGACTTTTCTGGTATATCTATAATTAAGATAAATATCATACTTAAGACAGCCTTTAAATCGGTTGATAGTTCTCTTGTATTAAGACTTTTGGTAATCGATATCAAGGTGTGTCTTCTGATTATAATCTAAGCCTTTGCTTGCAAAACTAAATTGAAAGTACCTTtcgataaaaataacaaataggaGTGACAACAATTAGAAAACTCTATGAAGAACGACGTCTTGTATTTCGACCATGAATGCACcgaaaacaaaaatacaagtgaaaaCATTCAAAATGTACTGCATTTAAATTGACGCCTAGTGGAACGTATTTATAGGCATCTCCTACTAGTACTATGCTTGTATCTGAGAGtgaatgtttttttgttgtcTCAGTTTCAATTTGccgaaataaataaaaatatattgattaattGACTTCAAACTTTTCAAACAGACTGAAAACTCTGGATTCGTTTGCTTTTGTTGTCATCAATATTCGTGGATTGAGCAAAACTCGCATTTTCTTAAATTTTCGATTTAGTGGTTTTGTCAGTCTCTGCATACATAGCCTGTGATTCGttaaatatttgaattcgtggttcacctgtattgatatcaacaaataataatgattccacagtattCAACTTTTATAGTtcatttttcttattatttttatacctttagtCAAACTTGATAGTAAGTGCAGACCAGCATCCCCAGCTCCAGCACTATGTCCATATATGGTAACTTTAGACGGATCACCATTGAAATACTTGATATTTCTCTGTACCCATTTCATAGCCAATACTTGATCCATCAGACCGTTGTTGCCTTTTACACCTTTACTTGGATCCGCATAAAATCCTGTTAAAATTGAGAACATATAATGTTATATGAGATAAACATCAACGTATAATTGAAAaccatattttgtatttattgcaattattatctgtattttttcatataaaaggcTTTCTGTTGAAAACCAGAGTAGCTATAAaactatgttttatgtttatcataGACGAAATTTATGTTCAGCAttgtaaatacaaaacaaacataatatgAAACGTTTAAACAGGAGCAGTTAATGATTATGCAATGACATAAACGATACCAATTAATTTGCACAAGATGCGCATATGTTTGAATACGCTAATtattttcaacaataaacaatacTGAGAACAGAGGATCTGAAACTAACCATTCAAGTGGAAGTTTCAAGGATTATTCAAAAACCAAATATGACTTATCTGGATTTGACATACCCAACTTACAAAAAATAGGCCGccgattagttttaaaataacagCAAACCCATGATGACGACTATATTTTCAATAGTTTTGTTTTGATTAAGAATAAGTTCCACTGAATCTTCTCATAATTGAAATCGAATTTTAAAAAGATGCAAGCATTGTTAAGAAAAGTTTAggaatttttttttgccttgatatgttaaatttgtgtattttaacAGGGAAAAAATACCATTTGGACTTTCTAACTcaacaattgaaaatgaacaaaaatcacCACGGCAAAAAAAGataagaccaaaagacaaacaacagtagaaaaaacacaaaaaagaaacCTAAAGATAAGCAATACGAATCCCACTTGGATCCAGGGATTGAACATACATTATCTAGCatttctgttatatatttttttttagtatttatcaTCTCAATCTATTGTGCTCAAACGTTCCTGACGAAAACTGGATTTCGATATTTAAAACTCTTGCCTTGCGCACTGACATAGCTGTTAGGTTATTTGAGATGAAAACTACTTTTGTATCGATCTATTTGATCTTCAATCTTACCTAAATTTTCGAGTCTAAAGTTGAATGTAATAACAATTATTTCTCCATGTGAAGCTAAAATGTCACCATCGAACATAGCTCCCATTCCTTTTCTATTTGAACCTCCATGTATAAATAACATAATCGGTAATGCCCTTTTATTGACCttagattaagaaaaaaataatcacttATAGATATATATCATTAGTTTGTGTGTTAAAGTTGAAAAGAAATGCATAGATTTAAAACCGAGTGTCTTCGAAACcgtattttttcaaatttgtataattatttcaGTCTTATTTATTCATTCTGAAAAAAGAATCAGGTAATCAATTTATTTCCCAATTTGAAATTAACACTGTTAGTTTTTTGTAGCATTTTCTTCTTACATAAGACTAGATATTAACATACTCTTGGTACATAAATATTCATGTATAGACAGTCTTCGTTAAAGTTGTTAAACCCTGGTTTATGAAATTGTACGGAGTCCAGTTCAAACTGGGGACATGCTGGTGGAAGATTGGTTGTTTCTAAAATGCGAGGATTCCATTTTATAGGCTTCTTTGGTCTCTACAAATAGATAAAAATGTTCGTTTACTTTGATTAGGGCATGAGCAACAGTCTTAGAAAAAtgttatattattaaacaaatgcAATTCTCTTTTAGCGAACAGAAGAACAAAACAACAGACACACTGAAGTGCaaccaaaaaacaaaagacaatgcaacacacacatacacacacaaacaatgagagaaacgaactatatgataacaactgccatttctTGACTTGGTAAAGGAAATTGAAgaatatggtgggttgaacctggttttgtgctAGCCAATGCTCGCTCATTTATggaaatgttaaataaaacactaaaatgacaaaattacatgacaggactacatagttgat
It includes:
- the LOC139512214 gene encoding neuroligin-2-like, with protein sequence MEKSSKNQMSKILILLTFVFSTSKCFPTCIRKTLYGKVRGKITIRVPQVEVEEYLGVPYASPPTGYLRYKRPKKPIKWNPRILETTNLPPACPQFELDSVQFHKPGFNNFNEDCLYMNIYVPRVNKRALPIMLFIHGGSNRKGMGAMFDGDILASHGEIIVITFNFRLENLGFYADPSKGVKGNNGLMDQVLAMKWVQRNIKYFNGDPSKVTIYGHSAGAGDAGLHLLSSLTKGLFRNAIIHSGAPISHWFLSPCIQTSRESKTPENCRPGTSLITTEQQKENWVVVDGEFLKGSPEKLFTCGKFHAGSVLLMMSRDEGHPLDISTYKELELDQTIGWYAKNLFVERPDFTDNVKKEIKIWETMNLSRYPQALQVRADVGVFVPMMKTADMISTWQKNVYTLSFDYVSQNVPGPEWIGVQHGWDIFYVFGVPTVGHPKFSYTARDAEVSKVTMQLISHFVKEGNWRSCDLKLRKYNAEKKSINKLDYVNGKTVVTNEINFKQPRLDFWYKYLFPFNFKCPYSYKAYKGYK